A genomic region of Hyalangium minutum contains the following coding sequences:
- a CDS encoding cytochrome P450 — MLDLMTPEARANPYPLYAELRQTGIRQVEPGGMWAVSRYDDVVAVMKEPRRFSSAGLGQGFLPPWLSRNPVTESLVMKDPPVHTQLRARVSRAFGPAALAVLEPRIRALSHELAEQLLRQEGPVDFMAHFAQRLPVSVLGLLFGLEPSQYPRLKEWADDLVNLPAGRHSLEEQLRVRENLVSLERCFEELLHARRQSPGADLISELLRPDAGGSALSHDELMSFLFALLPAGIETTVYLLANSMVVLSEHPQERARVLANPSLLPQLLEEVLRFEPPGHSSLRLVTEDTVLSGVHLPRGSIVLVLLASALRDERHFPQAGQFLMERERASHLAFGHGIHYCLGALLARLEARLGLEALFSRLQDFSRASPELHWSPSLIARGPLVLPLQLIPRR; from the coding sequence ATGCTCGACCTGATGACCCCAGAAGCCCGCGCCAACCCCTACCCCCTCTATGCCGAGCTGCGCCAGACCGGCATCCGCCAGGTAGAGCCCGGCGGCATGTGGGCTGTCAGCCGCTACGACGATGTCGTCGCCGTCATGAAGGAGCCCCGCCGCTTCTCCTCCGCAGGACTCGGACAGGGCTTCCTCCCGCCCTGGCTCTCCCGCAACCCCGTCACCGAGTCCCTCGTGATGAAGGATCCTCCCGTCCACACCCAGTTGCGGGCACGCGTCAGCCGCGCGTTCGGCCCCGCCGCCCTTGCCGTGCTGGAGCCTCGCATCCGCGCCCTCTCCCATGAACTCGCCGAGCAGCTTCTCCGCCAAGAAGGGCCCGTCGACTTCATGGCCCACTTTGCCCAGCGACTCCCCGTCAGCGTGCTCGGCCTGCTCTTCGGCCTGGAGCCCTCTCAGTACCCGCGCCTCAAGGAGTGGGCCGATGACCTCGTCAACCTCCCCGCAGGCCGCCACTCCCTCGAAGAGCAGCTCCGCGTCCGCGAGAACCTCGTCAGCCTCGAGCGCTGCTTCGAAGAGCTCCTCCACGCCCGGCGCCAGTCCCCCGGAGCCGACCTGATCAGCGAGCTCCTCCGTCCCGACGCCGGCGGCTCGGCGCTCTCCCACGACGAGTTGATGAGCTTCCTCTTCGCCCTGCTCCCCGCCGGCATCGAGACGACCGTCTACCTGCTCGCGAACTCGATGGTCGTCCTCTCCGAGCATCCCCAGGAGCGCGCCCGCGTGCTCGCGAATCCGAGCCTCCTCCCCCAGCTCCTCGAAGAGGTCCTCCGCTTCGAGCCCCCCGGCCACTCCAGCCTCCGTCTCGTCACCGAGGACACGGTGCTCTCCGGAGTGCACCTGCCGCGCGGCTCCATCGTCCTGGTCCTGCTCGCCTCCGCCCTCAGAGACGAGCGCCACTTCCCCCAGGCCGGGCAGTTCCTCATGGAGCGCGAGCGCGCGTCCCACCTCGCCTTCGGCCACGGCATCCACTATTGCCTGGGAGCGCTGCTCGCCCGCCTGGAGGCACGCCTTGGCTTGGAGGCCCTCTTCTCCCGGCTCCAGGACTTCTCCCGCGCCAGCCCCGAGCTCCACTGGTCGCCCTCATTGATTGCCCGGGGCCCCCTCGTCCTGCCGCTTCAGCTCATCCCCCGCAGGTGA
- a CDS encoding glutamine synthetase family protein yields the protein METKGLRDFLEIPYDELEVMNLRVKEQRLRRESPDKLREERIKYLTDEKRIKAVTVAFTDLEGRLHMLDYDKKFLLKSSDNLTFDGSSIRGFSAQAESDLRLSLDWASFYWLPADIFGPGKVLMFSEVLERDGTPYHSDMRGLLKRITDQMYAKDGTVFHAAPEIEGFLFKGRDAERHYHETEHFEFISTGGYYHSLPGDKLRAFIDKAAEAQRAMGFQNEKDHPEVAPSQFEMNFSYSEALIAADQIQLYKLLCRQVAAEMDLTASFLPKPMTGINGNGMHMNMSLSKGGKNLFYDKGGQDGLSQMGWDFLDRILNNANDICLVLNSSVNAYRRLDPHFEAPNQIKASPNNRGAMVRIPFGNERSARIECRSVAPDSNPYMVLFTLLKTGLEGPQPQEDAETKRSRTRFLPDNIFDAIRLFKGSQFIAQTLGENVQGKFAELKQASAERCPKQLGTRVKAAEIQFHHEVTNQYLWSIF from the coding sequence ATGGAGACGAAGGGGCTGCGCGACTTCCTCGAGATTCCGTACGACGAGCTGGAGGTGATGAACCTCCGCGTCAAGGAGCAGCGCCTGCGGCGCGAGTCTCCGGACAAGCTCCGCGAGGAGCGCATCAAGTACCTCACGGATGAGAAGCGCATCAAGGCGGTCACCGTGGCCTTCACGGACCTGGAGGGCCGCCTCCACATGCTGGACTACGACAAGAAGTTCCTCCTCAAGAGCTCGGACAACCTCACGTTCGACGGCTCTTCCATCCGCGGCTTCTCCGCCCAGGCCGAGAGCGACCTTCGCCTTTCGCTCGACTGGGCCTCGTTCTACTGGCTACCGGCCGACATCTTCGGCCCCGGCAAGGTGCTGATGTTCAGCGAGGTGCTCGAGCGCGACGGCACCCCGTACCACTCGGACATGCGCGGCCTGCTCAAGCGCATCACCGATCAGATGTACGCCAAGGACGGCACCGTGTTCCACGCGGCGCCCGAAATCGAGGGCTTCCTCTTCAAGGGCCGCGACGCCGAGCGCCACTACCACGAGACGGAGCACTTCGAGTTCATCTCCACCGGCGGCTACTACCACTCGCTGCCGGGTGACAAGCTGCGCGCCTTCATCGACAAGGCCGCCGAGGCCCAGCGCGCCATGGGCTTCCAGAACGAGAAGGATCACCCCGAGGTGGCGCCCAGCCAGTTCGAGATGAACTTCTCCTACAGCGAGGCGCTCATCGCGGCAGATCAGATCCAGCTCTACAAGCTGCTCTGTCGCCAGGTGGCCGCGGAGATGGACCTGACGGCCAGCTTCCTGCCCAAGCCCATGACGGGCATCAACGGCAACGGCATGCACATGAACATGTCGCTGTCCAAGGGCGGCAAGAACCTGTTCTACGACAAGGGCGGCCAGGACGGCCTCAGCCAGATGGGCTGGGACTTCCTCGACCGCATCCTCAACAACGCCAACGACATCTGCTTGGTGCTCAACTCCAGCGTGAACGCGTACCGCCGCCTGGACCCGCACTTCGAGGCGCCCAACCAGATCAAGGCCAGCCCGAACAACCGCGGCGCCATGGTCCGCATCCCGTTCGGCAACGAGCGCAGCGCGCGCATCGAGTGCCGCTCGGTGGCCCCGGACTCCAACCCGTACATGGTGCTCTTCACGCTGCTGAAGACCGGCCTGGAGGGCCCGCAGCCGCAGGAGGACGCGGAGACCAAGCGCAGCCGCACCCGCTTCCTGCCGGACAACATCTTCGACGCCATCCGCCTCTTCAAGGGCAGCCAGTTCATCGCGCAGACGCTGGGCGAGAACGTGCAGGGCAAGTTCGCCGAGCTGAAGCAGGCCTCGGCCGAGCGCTGCCCCAAGCAGCTGGGCACCCGCGTCAAGGCCGCGGAGATCCAGTTCCACCACGAAGTGACGAACCAGTACCTCTGGAGCATCTTCTAG
- a CDS encoding Fur family transcriptional regulator — MRTAMASKKRAAPLALAEYQDKIRTAGLRSTAPRVAVLRELEAATSPLSHADLVDSLGSQGYDRVTIYRNLTDLTEAGLVVRADLGDHVWRFELRRAGREHTGHHPHFTCTDCGTVSCLPEASVRISSAKGTPKSISARAVEVHLRGLCDHCA, encoded by the coding sequence ATGCGGACGGCCATGGCCTCGAAGAAGCGCGCCGCACCGCTGGCGCTCGCCGAGTACCAGGACAAGATCCGCACGGCGGGGCTGCGCAGCACCGCGCCTCGGGTCGCCGTGCTTCGAGAGCTGGAGGCGGCCACCTCGCCGCTGAGCCACGCGGACCTGGTGGACTCGCTGGGGAGCCAGGGCTACGACCGCGTCACCATCTATCGGAACCTCACGGACCTGACCGAGGCCGGGCTGGTGGTGCGCGCGGACCTGGGCGACCATGTGTGGCGCTTCGAGCTGCGGCGCGCGGGCCGGGAGCACACCGGCCACCACCCGCACTTCACCTGCACCGACTGCGGCACCGTCTCCTGCCTGCCCGAGGCATCCGTCCGCATCAGCTCCGCCAAGGGTACTCCCAAGAGCATCTCCGCGCGCGCCGTGGAGGTGCACCTGCGCGGCCTCTGCGATCACTGCGCCTGA
- a CDS encoding TonB C-terminal domain-containing protein: MRRSRLGWAGLISVLLHAAILALLWEQEPVRPTSALPPETEPLIVEVLTPPPEPPAAPPTPPSPPPPPPAAPARPEAPRPVSRPPAASERPAPSSPKPTPEVAAPAAPPHSGPPEDAPLVEELKRPSLVPPTPSGGWSVPETAAEKPRGRTLLPGDPSLSPEVLKAEELARVTERVQTFAEDDLATLRVENGLVHPYFSQIRTSLAKQMENAPLFDVQGTGKRLAEEYLRQAQSFGATGSTRPGKVRGPIGREPPKASERLESISRGNAAHDSMRAFLQAGESLQQLAQPAPELVIVLELQQTPDGQLRSVQVVERSGNKAFDAYVLEAVPPALAKLTPPPAEALARHPEVIRTLWAVEGRVIYLRRISELKGQDAWYIASAAGLGMLAGTFEETTGDMYVIDLRNPKFDCRPRLLKVW, encoded by the coding sequence ATGCGGCGCTCACGCCTCGGTTGGGCCGGGCTCATCTCGGTCCTCCTCCATGCGGCGATCCTGGCCCTGCTCTGGGAGCAGGAGCCGGTGCGCCCCACGAGCGCCCTGCCCCCGGAGACCGAGCCCCTCATTGTCGAGGTGCTCACGCCGCCTCCCGAGCCCCCAGCAGCGCCTCCCACGCCTCCGTCTCCCCCGCCCCCGCCTCCCGCCGCACCCGCCCGGCCCGAGGCGCCCCGCCCTGTCTCTCGTCCTCCCGCGGCCTCCGAGCGCCCGGCTCCGTCCTCGCCCAAGCCCACGCCCGAGGTGGCCGCCCCGGCTGCTCCGCCCCACTCCGGACCTCCCGAGGATGCGCCGCTCGTGGAGGAGCTGAAGCGCCCATCGCTCGTGCCGCCCACGCCCTCGGGAGGCTGGAGCGTGCCCGAGACGGCGGCGGAGAAGCCCCGGGGAAGGACGCTCCTCCCAGGAGACCCGAGCCTCTCCCCCGAGGTGCTCAAGGCCGAGGAGCTGGCCCGCGTCACCGAGCGCGTGCAGACGTTCGCCGAGGATGATCTCGCCACGCTCCGGGTGGAGAACGGCCTGGTGCACCCGTACTTCAGCCAGATCCGCACCTCGCTGGCGAAGCAGATGGAGAACGCGCCGCTCTTCGATGTGCAGGGCACGGGCAAGCGGCTCGCCGAGGAGTACCTGCGGCAGGCCCAGAGCTTCGGCGCCACCGGCAGCACCCGCCCGGGCAAGGTCCGAGGCCCGATCGGCCGCGAGCCTCCCAAAGCCTCGGAGCGGCTCGAGTCCATCTCCCGAGGCAACGCGGCGCACGACTCGATGCGCGCCTTCCTCCAGGCGGGCGAGTCCCTGCAGCAGCTCGCCCAGCCCGCGCCGGAGCTCGTCATCGTCTTGGAGCTGCAGCAGACCCCGGACGGCCAGCTGCGCTCCGTTCAGGTGGTGGAGCGCAGCGGCAACAAGGCCTTCGACGCGTACGTGCTGGAGGCGGTGCCTCCCGCGCTGGCCAAGCTCACGCCGCCTCCCGCAGAGGCGCTCGCCCGTCACCCCGAGGTCATCCGCACCCTCTGGGCCGTGGAGGGCCGCGTCATCTATCTCCGCAGAATCTCGGAGCTGAAGGGCCAGGACGCCTGGTACATCGCGAGCGCCGCGGGCCTGGGCATGCTCGCCGGCACCTTCGAGGAGACCACCGGCGACATGTACGTGATTGACCTTCGGAACCCGAAGTTCGACTGCCGTCCCCGGCTGCTCAAAGTCTGGTGA
- a CDS encoding PAS domain-containing sensor histidine kinase, producing the protein MFESLLEGAPLGIALFDTELRYLQINSRLAAMHGLSREAHLGKRLTELIPPIPARHKVVECMREVLRTEQPITGVELLYEDFCTPGRQVLTVTRFYPLRHKGRITGVYAFVEDITQRKNAERQRDELLARERFAREQAETAARELAESEARYRAILAALGEGIVVQGERGEILTVNTSAERILGLSMEQMKGLTSMDSRWRSIHEDGSPLPGEEHPAMVALRTGEPVRNVIMGVDLPDGSRVWLSVNAQPVRRSSSKPPEMVVVSFFDMTQYREALQTLYLSEQRFRSLVEATTQMVWTADAWGHKRGDSPSWRAFTGQSLEEFFSEKAWERVIHPEDLEHAKAVWREAVVRKRSFEGEERVRGHDGEYRLFHVRAVPVLAPDGSVREWIGAHTDITEARKAEEERLRLLRETQEAVQARDEFLTVAAHELRTPLTSLRLQLQLLRREARSGGEAGAQLASRCEAMERQIGRLASLISMLLDVSRLAKGQLRLELREVDLAELVDQLVEDFAGEFQRVGAVLRVRGVGTPLVGRWDPLRLEQVVVNLLSNAVRYGRGRPVELALWREGGTAVLSVKDQGIGISRADLARIFGKFERAVSERHYGGLGLGLYITRQIVDAMGGSIQVESQPGEGSTFTVQLPLGLPAYMEEGHPL; encoded by the coding sequence ATGTTCGAAAGCTTGCTGGAGGGAGCCCCGCTGGGCATCGCCCTCTTCGACACGGAGCTGCGCTACCTGCAGATCAACTCCCGGCTGGCGGCCATGCATGGCCTGTCCCGAGAGGCTCACCTGGGCAAGCGGTTGACCGAGCTCATCCCGCCCATTCCCGCCCGGCACAAGGTCGTCGAGTGCATGCGCGAGGTGCTTCGGACGGAGCAGCCCATCACCGGCGTCGAGCTCCTCTACGAGGACTTCTGCACTCCGGGCCGACAGGTGCTCACCGTGACCCGCTTTTACCCGCTCCGCCACAAAGGGCGGATCACCGGGGTGTATGCCTTCGTGGAGGACATCACCCAGCGCAAGAACGCGGAGCGGCAGCGGGACGAGCTGCTGGCACGGGAGCGGTTCGCGCGCGAGCAAGCCGAGACCGCGGCCCGGGAGCTGGCGGAGAGCGAGGCCCGCTATCGAGCCATCCTCGCCGCGCTCGGAGAAGGCATTGTCGTCCAGGGAGAGCGGGGAGAGATCCTCACCGTCAATACCAGCGCCGAGCGGATCCTGGGTCTCTCGATGGAGCAGATGAAGGGGCTCACGTCGATGGACTCCCGGTGGAGGTCCATCCACGAGGACGGCTCACCCTTACCGGGCGAGGAGCATCCGGCCATGGTGGCGCTGCGCACCGGCGAGCCCGTCCGGAACGTGATCATGGGCGTGGACCTGCCCGACGGCTCGCGGGTGTGGCTCTCGGTCAATGCCCAGCCCGTGCGCCGCTCCAGCAGCAAGCCTCCAGAGATGGTGGTGGTCTCCTTCTTCGACATGACGCAGTACCGGGAGGCGCTCCAGACGCTCTACCTGAGCGAGCAACGCTTCCGCTCGCTGGTGGAAGCCACCACGCAGATGGTGTGGACGGCGGATGCGTGGGGGCACAAGCGCGGGGACTCGCCGAGCTGGCGCGCTTTCACGGGCCAGAGTCTGGAGGAGTTCTTCTCCGAGAAGGCCTGGGAGCGGGTCATCCACCCGGAGGACCTCGAACACGCGAAAGCCGTGTGGCGCGAGGCGGTGGTGCGCAAGAGGTCCTTCGAGGGCGAGGAGCGTGTGCGGGGGCATGACGGCGAGTACCGGCTCTTCCACGTGCGCGCCGTCCCGGTGCTCGCCCCGGACGGGAGCGTCCGCGAGTGGATTGGCGCGCACACGGACATCACCGAGGCCCGAAAAGCGGAGGAGGAGCGCCTCCGCCTCCTCCGGGAGACCCAGGAGGCGGTGCAGGCCCGGGATGAGTTCCTCACCGTGGCGGCCCACGAGCTGCGCACGCCGCTCACGAGCCTGCGCCTCCAGCTGCAGCTGCTCCGGCGGGAGGCGCGGAGCGGCGGTGAAGCGGGGGCGCAGCTCGCCTCACGCTGCGAGGCCATGGAGCGGCAGATCGGCCGGCTGGCGAGCCTCATCTCCATGCTGCTGGACGTGTCGCGGCTGGCCAAGGGCCAGCTGCGCCTGGAGCTTCGGGAGGTGGATCTGGCGGAGCTGGTGGACCAGCTCGTGGAGGACTTCGCGGGAGAGTTCCAGCGGGTGGGCGCGGTGCTGCGGGTTCGAGGCGTGGGGACGCCGTTGGTGGGGCGGTGGGATCCGCTGCGGCTGGAGCAGGTGGTGGTGAACCTGCTGTCCAACGCGGTGAGATACGGGCGCGGCAGGCCGGTGGAGCTCGCGCTTTGGCGCGAGGGGGGCACCGCCGTGCTCTCGGTGAAGGATCAGGGGATCGGCATCTCGCGGGCGGACCTGGCGCGCATCTTCGGGAAGTTCGAGCGCGCCGTGTCCGAGCGGCACTACGGCGGGCTGGGCCTGGGGCTCTACATCACCCGGCAGATCGTCGATGCGATGGGCGGCTCCATCCAGGTGGAATCCCAGCCCGGCGAGGGCTCCACCTTCACCGTGCAGCTCCCGCTGGGTCTGCCCGCCTATATGGAGGAGGGGCACCCTCTGTGA
- a CDS encoding metallophosphoesterase: MRLRLSQRLARRSASPGPFSQRRNRLALARNEVVARGVEDPLRPDMRLRWRDHFALNEYELHVPGLHPKHDGLRVAQLSDIHVGQATSDVRIRRAVMAVNASSPDLVFLTGDYVTHSPKPLPRVRELLAGLQGPVFVVMGNHDHWVNAPYLREGFERMGYTVLQNEHRVVEVRGAPAAVLGVDDGRTGRDDVAATFRGAPTSGTRLVLAHTPPTVEKLPPHQGLVQFSGHTHGGQFWVGGLTEALFRRAGQPYIRGHYQVQGNQLYVNQGLGFGFGGPYLRRGTEPEVAFFTLRAAATVHAVG; the protein is encoded by the coding sequence ATGCGCCTGCGACTCTCCCAACGCCTCGCCCGCCGCTCCGCGAGCCCCGGGCCTTTCTCCCAGCGGCGCAACCGCCTGGCCCTGGCACGGAACGAGGTGGTGGCACGCGGCGTGGAGGATCCACTGCGGCCGGACATGCGGCTGCGCTGGCGAGACCACTTCGCGCTCAACGAGTACGAGCTGCACGTGCCCGGGCTGCACCCGAAGCACGACGGCCTGCGCGTGGCACAGCTGTCGGACATTCACGTGGGGCAGGCCACCTCGGACGTGCGCATCCGCCGCGCGGTGATGGCGGTGAACGCGTCGTCGCCGGACCTGGTGTTCCTCACGGGCGACTACGTGACGCACAGCCCGAAGCCGCTGCCGCGGGTGCGCGAGCTGCTGGCGGGGCTGCAGGGCCCCGTCTTCGTGGTGATGGGCAACCATGACCACTGGGTGAACGCGCCCTACCTGCGCGAGGGCTTCGAGCGGATGGGCTACACGGTGCTGCAGAACGAGCACCGGGTGGTGGAGGTGCGCGGCGCTCCGGCGGCGGTGCTCGGCGTGGACGATGGGCGCACCGGGCGCGACGACGTGGCGGCCACCTTCCGGGGCGCTCCCACCTCGGGCACGCGGCTGGTGCTGGCGCACACGCCTCCCACGGTGGAGAAGCTGCCGCCGCACCAGGGCCTGGTGCAGTTCTCCGGGCACACGCACGGCGGCCAGTTCTGGGTGGGCGGCCTCACCGAGGCCCTCTTCCGCCGCGCGGGCCAGCCCTACATCCGCGGGCACTACCAGGTGCAAGGCAACCAGCTCTATGTGAACCAGGGGCTCGGCTTCGGCTTTGGCGGTCCCTACCTCCGGCGCGGCACCGAGCCGGAGGTGGCCTTCTTCACCCTGCGCGCCGCGGCCACCGTCCACGCGGTGGGCTAG
- a CDS encoding sensor histidine kinase gives MLHFHYAGGNPAAEAQTRAAAHEGGAARWAQALASGLERAACTRVVETGEPYITELCCPLGAQERWWLAMAVRHGDGFALWIRDVTEARLEECRAWEALALTQGRGERMEAEAESRERFMGILGHDLRNPLNAIILSARALTRYGSLTSTQQGMRLRILASADRMSKMISDLLDLTRARSSGGFPVSLEPASLSAICRRVLEELEAAYPDRRLFYEEEQPVVGVWDADRLAQVVSNLVANALEHGGEEVPVSVRACLRGELVALEVHNPGTPIPAERLATLFEPFHCTRDAASRMRRSGLGLGLYIVQEIIRAHGGQVTVHSLEGEGTTFTVLLPRDSREAGEDSPIPEPFKAHAE, from the coding sequence GTGCTCCACTTTCATTATGCCGGGGGGAACCCGGCCGCCGAGGCCCAGACCCGCGCGGCGGCCCATGAGGGAGGAGCGGCCCGATGGGCACAGGCCCTGGCGAGCGGCCTGGAGCGCGCGGCTTGCACGAGGGTGGTCGAGACGGGCGAGCCGTACATCACCGAGCTGTGCTGCCCGCTCGGCGCGCAGGAGCGCTGGTGGCTCGCCATGGCGGTGCGGCATGGGGATGGGTTCGCGCTCTGGATCCGGGACGTGACGGAGGCGCGGCTGGAGGAGTGCCGGGCCTGGGAGGCGCTGGCGCTGACGCAGGGCCGTGGGGAGCGCATGGAGGCGGAGGCCGAGAGCCGCGAGCGCTTCATGGGCATCCTGGGGCATGACCTGCGCAACCCTCTCAACGCCATCATCCTCTCCGCGAGGGCGCTGACGCGCTACGGCTCGCTCACCTCCACGCAGCAGGGGATGCGCCTGCGCATCCTGGCGAGCGCGGACCGCATGTCGAAGATGATCTCGGATCTCCTGGATCTCACCCGGGCGAGAAGCTCGGGCGGCTTCCCCGTGTCTCTGGAGCCCGCGAGCCTGTCCGCCATCTGCCGGCGGGTGCTAGAGGAACTGGAGGCGGCGTATCCGGACCGGCGCCTCTTCTATGAGGAGGAGCAACCGGTGGTGGGCGTGTGGGATGCGGATCGGCTGGCGCAGGTGGTGAGCAACCTGGTGGCCAACGCGCTGGAGCACGGGGGCGAGGAGGTGCCGGTGTCCGTCCGGGCCTGCCTGCGCGGGGAGCTGGTGGCGCTGGAGGTCCACAACCCGGGAACCCCCATCCCCGCGGAGCGGCTCGCCACGCTCTTCGAGCCCTTCCACTGCACCCGGGACGCGGCTTCGAGGATGCGCCGCAGCGGGTTGGGCCTGGGGCTCTACATTGTCCAGGAGATCATCCGGGCCCATGGCGGGCAGGTGACGGTGCACTCCTTGGAGGGGGAGGGCACCACCTTCACCGTGCTCCTGCCAAGAGACTCACGCGAGGCCGGGGAGGACAGCCCGATTCCGGAGCCGTTCAAGGCCCACGCGGAGTGA